In Acidianus brierleyi, one genomic interval encodes:
- a CDS encoding DUF1641 domain-containing protein — protein MTQEDEEVFELVKELKDSGLLDILMSALKNREGILLEIANWLQNNENVMKNLSTFLAALSKLNPDEMKKARSLTDVLNMVKDPDVLSGLSFFLNLMKVIGEVLRE, from the coding sequence ATGACGCAAGAAGATGAAGAAGTTTTTGAACTAGTTAAGGAATTAAAGGATTCGGGTTTACTTGATATTTTAATGTCAGCATTAAAAAATAGAGAAGGAATACTATTGGAAATAGCTAATTGGTTACAAAATAATGAGAACGTTATGAAGAACCTTTCTACTTTTCTTGCAGCTTTAAGTAAGCTTAATCCTGATGAAATGAAAAAGGCAAGGAGCTTGACCGATGTTCTTAATATGGTTAAGGATCCAGACGTTCTTTCGGGATTATCTTTCTTTCTTAACCTAATGAAGGTAATAGGGGAAGTATTACGTGAGTGA
- the fdhD gene encoding formate dehydrogenase accessory sulfurtransferase FdhD, which translates to MSEKIRILRYIEGKTFPDNDEIVIEEPLKLTISYKNISRTIYIMRTPIDDKELAIGFLFTQGIIKKLEDVEDVIQDKNSITVILRNPFSFERELLVNSSCGICGNPTLVKILSRKFDIKVNRDILMQIPKKMINLQKIFLETGGLHAAGIFDSNGNPIFIEEDVGRHNAVDKAIGKLLLSNMDSSNLILQVSGRVGYEIAEKAAIVGFPIISAISAPTTSAVELCDFVGISLVGFVRGNKLNIYTHPERII; encoded by the coding sequence GTGAGTGAAAAAATAAGAATATTAAGATATATAGAAGGAAAAACCTTTCCCGATAACGATGAGATAGTAATTGAAGAACCATTAAAATTGACTATATCATACAAGAATATTTCTAGAACGATATATATAATGAGAACTCCAATAGACGATAAGGAATTAGCAATTGGATTTTTATTTACTCAAGGGATTATAAAGAAGTTAGAAGACGTAGAGGATGTAATTCAAGATAAAAATTCAATAACAGTAATACTTAGGAATCCTTTTAGTTTTGAAAGAGAGCTTCTAGTAAATTCTAGCTGCGGTATTTGCGGTAATCCTACGCTCGTTAAAATACTATCTAGGAAATTTGATATTAAAGTAAATAGAGATATACTAATGCAGATTCCTAAGAAAATGATAAACCTACAAAAAATATTTTTAGAAACTGGAGGTCTACATGCGGCTGGAATATTTGATTCTAACGGTAATCCAATTTTCATAGAAGAAGACGTAGGGAGACATAATGCCGTAGATAAGGCTATAGGTAAACTACTATTGTCTAATATGGATTCCTCAAATTTAATACTCCAAGTAAGTGGTAGAGTAGGATATGAAATTGCTGAAAAAGCTGCAATTGTTGGTTTTCCTATTATTTCTGCGATTTCAGCTCCTACTACATCTGCCGTAGAACTATGTGATTTTGTTGGAATATCGTTAGTAGGTTTTGTAAGAGGAAATAAACTAAATATTTATACTCATCCAGAGAGAATAATATAA
- the cutB gene encoding glyceraldehyde dehydrogenase subunit beta has product MYPPEFGYFKPSSVDEALDFLDKEDARPIAGGQSLIPMLKLRVISLNYVVDLNPLTSLSYIKDEGNEVRIGALTRHAEIVSNTSSKVPLLYDAARQVGDVQVRNLGTIGGSISNADPAADYPSVLLALDAKVVISSKSGERVVSAKDFFKGPFTTDLKKGEIVKEIVFPRLEGYKTAYIKVVRRAGDFALASLAMAIKVSNGNVEDVRLAYSGVSDSPYRAYEAEKILIGNRLTDETIQEAAEKAAGGANPPTDVRGSSWYRKEVMKVITVKGLRGV; this is encoded by the coding sequence ATGTATCCACCAGAATTCGGCTATTTTAAGCCAAGCAGTGTAGACGAAGCTCTAGATTTTCTAGATAAGGAGGATGCCAGACCAATAGCTGGAGGACAAAGTTTAATACCTATGCTTAAACTAAGAGTAATTTCATTAAATTATGTAGTAGACTTAAATCCGCTAACTTCTCTATCATACATAAAAGATGAAGGGAATGAGGTAAGAATAGGTGCATTAACTAGACACGCAGAAATAGTTTCCAATACCTCATCGAAAGTTCCATTACTTTACGATGCTGCAAGACAAGTAGGAGATGTGCAAGTAAGAAACTTAGGCACAATAGGAGGAAGCATAAGCAATGCAGATCCCGCAGCTGACTATCCTTCAGTACTTTTAGCGTTAGATGCTAAAGTAGTAATTTCATCTAAATCAGGCGAAAGAGTAGTAAGCGCAAAGGACTTCTTTAAGGGACCTTTTACAACAGATCTAAAAAAGGGAGAAATCGTTAAGGAAATTGTATTCCCACGTCTAGAGGGATACAAAACAGCATATATTAAAGTTGTTAGAAGAGCAGGAGACTTTGCTCTAGCATCCTTAGCCATGGCTATAAAAGTTTCAAACGGTAATGTTGAAGACGTTAGATTAGCATATTCAGGAGTTTCAGATTCTCCATATAGAGCATATGAAGCTGAAAAAATCTTGATAGGTAACAGATTAACAGACGAAACAATACAAGAGGCAGCCGAAAAAGCTGCTGGAGGAGCTAATCCCCCAACAGATGTAAGGGGTAGTTCTTGGTATAGAAAAGAGGTAATGAAAGTTATTACAGTTAAAGGTTTAAGAGGTGTATGA
- the cutC gene encoding glyceraldehyde dehydrogenase subunit gamma yields MRVKPGDKVRIRVKVNGISYEREVSPRKLLVHFLRDDLGLTGTKIGCDTTTCGACTVLLNGKSIKSCTYLAVQADGTEITTIEGLGNGQLHPIQEAFKNNFALQCGFCTPGMIMQTYYLLKENKNPTEEEIRDWLHGNICRCTGYQNIIKAVKEASEKVRL; encoded by the coding sequence ATGCGGGTTAAACCAGGAGATAAAGTTAGAATAAGAGTAAAAGTTAACGGAATATCGTATGAGAGAGAAGTAAGTCCACGAAAATTACTGGTGCATTTCCTTAGAGACGATTTAGGATTGACAGGAACTAAAATAGGATGCGATACTACGACATGCGGAGCATGTACTGTTCTTTTAAACGGTAAGTCAATAAAATCTTGTACTTACTTAGCTGTACAGGCTGACGGAACTGAAATAACTACAATAGAAGGATTAGGTAATGGCCAACTTCATCCTATTCAGGAAGCGTTTAAGAACAATTTCGCTTTGCAGTGCGGATTCTGTACTCCTGGCATGATAATGCAGACTTATTATCTTCTTAAAGAGAACAAGAATCCAACAGAAGAGGAAATAAGAGATTGGTTACACGGTAATATATGCAGGTGTACTGGGTACCAGAATATTATAAAAGCAGTTAAGGAGGCATCTGAGAAGGTGAGATTATGA
- the cutA gene encoding glyceraldehyde dehydrogenase subunit alpha, with amino-acid sequence MSYVGKSIKRLNDNKFVSGKSTYVDDIQISSLYAGFVRSTYAHAKINSINVSDALKVNGIVAVFTGKDLNPMLKDGIGPWATYVNPKEWKYVPRKALAEGEVKYVGEPVAIVIGTDKYAVRDAMDKVSVDYEKLPAVINMEDALKGDVLVHKELGSNIGYNKDFNAGNVESAFKSADKVIPVEISNSRLIPSPMEPRGIISRYEGGTLTIWYSTQIPHFARDEFSKDFGIPSSKIRVIMPDVGGAFGSKAHPIPEELAVIASSIKLGRTVRWTATRSEELISSNARHNVFKGEVAVKNDGTVLGIRGQLLVELGAYLTYTEGIQPEIIPPMIPGPYRIRDLAINSVAVYTNTIPITMYRGASRPEATFIIERIMSTVADELHMDDLELREKNMVRADEMPYKNPFGLTYDSGDYISFLKEAKQKLKYEETLRWAEEERKKGRRVGVGTAFYLEISAFGPWEYGEVRVDDRGNVTVITGATPHGQGAETGIAQVVADELQIDIDRINVIWGDTQIAAAGLGTYGSRTISIGGSAAKSAASQVLEKMKKVAARMLKADVEEIEYSKGEFRHKKENKKVTWEEVANEAYNGKDPGLYSSVTLEGDVTFPYGLHLAIVEVDDTGIARVKEYRAYDDIGKVINPALAEGQIHGGAMQGVGQALYEEAKLDENGQLAVSYAEYFVPTIVESPVYTSYFTEKPHLSNYATGSKGVGEAALIVGPAAIVRAIENATGKKFNKTPVTPEEIYRSLH; translated from the coding sequence ATGAGTTACGTAGGTAAGTCTATAAAAAGATTAAACGATAATAAATTCGTATCTGGAAAAAGCACGTACGTTGATGATATACAGATATCTTCGCTTTATGCAGGATTTGTTAGAAGTACTTACGCTCATGCTAAGATAAATTCGATTAATGTTTCTGACGCACTAAAGGTTAACGGTATAGTTGCAGTGTTTACTGGAAAAGATCTAAATCCTATGTTAAAAGACGGTATAGGACCTTGGGCAACTTACGTAAATCCTAAAGAATGGAAATATGTACCTAGGAAAGCTCTTGCAGAAGGAGAAGTGAAATACGTTGGAGAACCAGTAGCTATAGTCATAGGTACTGATAAATACGCAGTAAGAGACGCTATGGATAAGGTTAGTGTAGATTACGAGAAACTTCCAGCAGTAATAAATATGGAGGATGCGTTAAAAGGAGACGTATTAGTTCACAAGGAGCTGGGCAGTAACATTGGTTATAATAAAGATTTTAATGCAGGAAACGTAGAGTCTGCATTCAAATCTGCTGATAAGGTAATTCCAGTTGAGATTTCAAATAGTAGACTAATTCCTTCTCCAATGGAACCTAGAGGAATAATTTCTAGATATGAAGGAGGTACATTAACAATATGGTATTCTACTCAGATTCCCCACTTTGCTAGGGATGAATTCAGTAAAGACTTCGGAATTCCTTCTAGTAAAATAAGGGTTATAATGCCAGACGTTGGTGGAGCTTTTGGAAGTAAGGCACATCCTATTCCGGAAGAGTTAGCTGTAATAGCGTCGTCAATAAAGTTAGGTAGAACTGTAAGATGGACTGCAACAAGAAGTGAAGAATTAATATCATCTAATGCAAGACATAATGTATTTAAAGGAGAAGTCGCAGTTAAAAATGATGGCACAGTATTAGGAATTAGAGGCCAACTTTTAGTTGAGCTTGGAGCTTATTTAACTTATACTGAAGGTATTCAACCAGAGATAATTCCTCCAATGATTCCTGGACCTTACAGAATAAGAGATCTTGCAATAAATAGTGTTGCAGTTTATACTAATACTATTCCTATAACAATGTATAGAGGGGCAAGTAGACCTGAAGCAACGTTCATTATAGAGAGAATAATGAGTACGGTAGCGGATGAACTTCATATGGATGACCTAGAATTGAGAGAAAAGAACATGGTAAGGGCAGACGAAATGCCTTATAAGAACCCATTTGGTTTAACTTATGATTCTGGAGATTACATATCCTTCCTTAAGGAAGCTAAACAAAAATTAAAATATGAAGAAACATTAAGATGGGCAGAAGAAGAGAGGAAAAAAGGAAGAAGAGTAGGAGTTGGAACTGCGTTCTATCTCGAAATATCTGCCTTCGGTCCTTGGGAATATGGAGAAGTTAGAGTAGATGATAGGGGTAACGTTACAGTTATAACAGGTGCAACTCCTCATGGACAAGGAGCAGAAACAGGAATAGCCCAAGTAGTTGCAGATGAATTACAAATAGATATAGATAGAATAAATGTAATATGGGGAGACACTCAAATAGCAGCTGCAGGATTAGGAACTTACGGGTCCAGAACTATATCAATAGGAGGAAGTGCGGCGAAATCTGCAGCATCACAAGTTTTAGAGAAAATGAAGAAAGTTGCCGCAAGAATGCTTAAAGCAGACGTAGAAGAAATTGAGTATTCAAAAGGAGAATTTAGGCATAAGAAAGAAAATAAGAAAGTAACCTGGGAAGAAGTTGCGAATGAGGCATATAATGGAAAAGATCCTGGGTTATACTCTTCAGTAACTTTGGAGGGAGACGTTACTTTCCCATACGGCCTTCATTTAGCTATAGTGGAAGTAGACGATACGGGCATTGCCAGAGTTAAAGAATATAGAGCGTATGACGATATTGGAAAAGTAATAAATCCAGCATTAGCAGAAGGTCAGATACATGGTGGAGCTATGCAAGGAGTAGGCCAAGCACTTTATGAAGAAGCAAAATTAGACGAAAATGGTCAGTTGGCAGTTAGTTACGCTGAATATTTCGTTCCTACAATAGTTGAGAGTCCGGTATATACTTCATACTTTACTGAAAAGCCTCATTTATCGAATTACGCTACTGGAAGTAAAGGTGTAGGAGAAGCTGCACTTATAGTAGGTCCAGCAGCAATAGTGAGGGCAATAGAGAACGCTACTGGGAAAAAGTTTAATAAAACTCCTGTAACTCCTGAGGAGATATATAGGAGCCTACATTAA
- a CDS encoding DUF4097 family beta strand repeat-containing protein, translating into MAILVDIMLEVQPKYLLLNALVKIKNISIVDTNGHVSIVRDKVSSLHFNLVAKGLFASLNDIKLTYYTIDNSLYVYVSNPNSFYQTYSVDISIELPEYSYNNITINMANGEISLCNIYSNLSNLEISNGIIDLNSVSFSNGLLFISNGEIKLENVEANFLSASVNNGEIKINLANNSIHVIPSVNNGKIYINGEKMNETSISSIVNAHVNNGEIKIYNLFTK; encoded by the coding sequence GTGGCAATCTTAGTTGACATTATGCTTGAAGTTCAACCGAAATATTTATTACTGAACGCCCTTGTTAAGATAAAAAATATATCTATAGTTGATACTAATGGTCATGTTAGTATAGTTAGAGACAAAGTTTCATCTCTTCATTTCAATCTTGTAGCTAAAGGTCTGTTTGCATCCTTAAATGACATAAAATTAACATACTATACTATAGACAACAGCCTTTATGTATACGTAAGTAACCCCAATAGCTTCTATCAAACTTACAGCGTAGACATTTCAATAGAATTGCCAGAATATTCATATAATAATATAACAATTAACATGGCCAATGGAGAAATATCCTTATGTAATATTTACTCCAATCTCTCTAATCTTGAGATAAGTAATGGGATTATAGACCTAAATTCAGTATCATTTTCTAATGGGCTGTTATTCATAAGTAATGGAGAAATAAAATTAGAGAATGTTGAAGCGAATTTCCTTAGCGCGTCAGTAAATAATGGAGAAATAAAAATAAACTTAGCAAATAACTCAATACATGTTATCCCTAGTGTAAATAATGGTAAAATTTACATCAACGGAGAAAAAATGAATGAAACTTCTATTTCTTCCATAGTTAATGCCCATGTTAATAATGGAGAAATAAAAATATATAACTTATTTACAAAATAA
- a CDS encoding RNA-guided endonuclease InsQ/TnpB family protein, which produces MSDVGLRFRAYADEQTLRALKAQLRLASEVYNTLRWADIYFHERDGKGLTKTELRQLALDLRKQDEQYQHLYSQTLQQIADRFYDARQRFFDGLARYPKEKKAHKWYSLVYPQSGWKVLKVREIRTKSKKNKKKVITLQLSNLGIFNVIVHRDFPLDKVKRVVIKLTPSGRVYITFVVDQEYPQLPKTNKVVAVDVGVEKLLTTSDGEYVPNMRPYEKALNKMKKLHKALSRKKFLSHNWFKAKIRLARAHEHLKNLRKDMYMKLGKYFAEHYDVLVMEDIRVKQLVGKSLRRLRMRLHDVAIHELRSIMRYQLGKYGKKLTLVDPAFTSMTCARCGHVKKDLTLADRVFVCPKCGWVADRDYNASLNILRRSGSERPLVPVELRPLPLASLGFEAGSHVR; this is translated from the coding sequence ATGTCCGACGTAGGGTTACGCTTCAGAGCTTACGCTGACGAACAAACATTGAGGGCGTTAAAAGCCCAGTTGAGGTTAGCATCAGAAGTATACAACACTCTACGTTGGGCAGACATCTATTTTCATGAGAGAGACGGAAAAGGACTCACTAAGACGGAGTTGAGGCAACTAGCTCTCGATCTGAGAAAACAGGATGAACAATATCAACATCTATATTCCCAAACACTGCAGCAGATTGCAGACAGATTCTACGACGCTAGACAGAGGTTCTTCGATGGGTTAGCACGTTACCCAAAGGAAAAGAAAGCACACAAGTGGTACTCCCTCGTCTACCCTCAATCAGGTTGGAAAGTCCTGAAGGTGAGAGAAATAAGGACGAAGAGCAAGAAGAACAAGAAGAAGGTAATAACGCTTCAGCTGTCAAACCTAGGGATCTTCAACGTTATTGTTCATAGGGACTTCCCGCTAGACAAGGTAAAGAGGGTAGTAATCAAGTTAACACCATCAGGGAGAGTTTACATTACTTTCGTTGTGGATCAAGAGTATCCTCAACTCCCAAAGACAAACAAAGTTGTTGCTGTGGATGTTGGCGTAGAGAAACTTCTCACTACCTCTGACGGGGAATATGTGCCAAACATGAGGCCTTACGAGAAGGCACTCAACAAGATGAAGAAGCTTCATAAAGCTCTCTCACGGAAGAAGTTCTTGTCACACAACTGGTTTAAGGCAAAGATTCGTCTAGCGAGGGCTCACGAACACTTGAAGAACCTTAGGAAGGACATGTACATGAAACTTGGTAAGTATTTTGCTGAGCATTATGATGTTCTCGTAATGGAGGATATTCGCGTTAAGCAACTTGTTGGTAAGTCTCTCAGAAGGCTGAGGATGAGGTTACACGATGTTGCTATTCATGAGCTTAGGAGTATCATGAGATATCAACTTGGGAAGTACGGTAAGAAACTCACTCTAGTGGATCCTGCTTTTACTTCAATGACTTGTGCTAGGTGCGGACATGTTAAGAAAGATTTGACGTTGGCTGATCGTGTGTTTGTCTGTCCCAAGTGCGGTTGGGTCGCTGATCGTGATTATAATGCTTCCCTCAACATCCTAAGAAGATCGGGGTCGGAACGACCCTTAGTGCCTGTGGAGCTGAGACCTCTACCTTTGGCAAGCCTCGGCTTTGAAGCAGGAAGCCACGTCCGTTAG
- a CDS encoding ATP-binding cassette domain-containing protein: protein MIEANNLSLEIRGKIILKNINFRLNNKALILGPNGSGKTTLLKTLSGFYRYKGSVKIDGNELKDINYISLSTNIPDAYYIAMKVKDILSILSEIKGCKKDLFESMMKEVNINPLDKNPFSLSMGEKTIVFTALALSSEPKIVMIDEPFENLDKNRKNIMMKWLNKYGKEGFIVTHDLEMLKNFQEWNMYLMIEGKLYGPITVKEFLSSKLVEGNKEGSILKIEIGERKYSLVSSKDNSSILDINNIYDYV, encoded by the coding sequence ATGATAGAAGCAAATAATCTTTCATTAGAGATTAGAGGAAAAATAATTCTAAAGAATATTAATTTTAGATTAAATAATAAAGCTTTAATTTTAGGTCCCAACGGGTCTGGGAAAACGACGTTGCTTAAAACACTAAGCGGATTTTATAGATATAAAGGAAGTGTAAAAATAGACGGAAACGAGTTGAAGGATATTAATTATATTTCCCTCTCCACTAACATACCAGACGCTTATTACATAGCAATGAAAGTTAAAGACATTCTTTCCATATTATCAGAAATTAAGGGATGCAAAAAAGATCTTTTTGAAAGTATGATGAAAGAAGTAAATATTAATCCCTTAGATAAAAATCCTTTTTCCCTTTCCATGGGAGAAAAAACAATAGTATTTACAGCGTTAGCATTATCATCTGAACCTAAAATCGTGATGATAGATGAACCTTTCGAAAATTTAGATAAAAACAGAAAAAATATAATGATGAAATGGCTAAACAAATATGGAAAAGAAGGGTTCATAGTAACTCATGACCTCGAAATGTTAAAGAACTTTCAAGAATGGAATATGTACCTAATGATTGAAGGTAAGCTATATGGCCCTATTACAGTAAAAGAATTCCTTTCAAGCAAATTAGTCGAAGGAAATAAAGAAGGCTCAATACTTAAAATTGAAATAGGAGAAAGGAAATATTCACTAGTTTCCTCTAAGGACAATTCCAGTATTCTGGATATAAACAATATATATGACTACGTTTAA
- a CDS encoding transcriptional regulator has product MPEEFKEIIDFIKSPVFSSSARIGILLVLLGVDKITFTDLLNSVEMSKSSLYSHLKVLEENEMIVIRDVFTLTRPRTIIQITPKGKAMVERYLQLLENYVKKNK; this is encoded by the coding sequence ATGCCAGAAGAATTTAAGGAGATTATTGATTTTATAAAATCGCCAGTATTCTCAAGCTCTGCTAGAATAGGTATTTTGCTTGTCTTATTGGGAGTTGATAAAATTACATTTACAGATCTTCTTAATTCGGTTGAAATGTCTAAGTCTTCCTTGTATTCCCATTTAAAGGTATTAGAGGAAAACGAAATGATAGTAATAAGAGACGTTTTTACTTTAACAAGACCGAGAACTATTATTCAAATAACGCCTAAGGGTAAGGCTATGGTGGAAAGATATTTACAACTTTTAGAAAATTATGTAAAGAAAAATAAGTAA
- a CDS encoding coiled-coil domain-containing protein, translating into MEDVVKNLVNNAEFVSKVADEVEKRVTIKELKEINEKISYLITNVSQLVDSMKLVWEKFEDYDKKFNIILEQIYRNQEDIKRLNERLDKHEEEIKKLNERLDKNEEKLDKMIQNLGKHEEEIKKLNERLDKNEEKLDKMIQNLGKHEEEIKKLNERLDKNEEKLDKMIKKLDQDYKTIARVVGNTEEEALDYLTWKFKNEFGKDVELYRLDIPHVTEIDIYGEFEDYVIIGETKERGSISAYNELARHVKKLQKIKPEINNKKLILIIYALAPSKDLIDQCRKEGIYLTSGFRDYSQLKLT; encoded by the coding sequence ATGGAGGACGTAGTAAAAAACCTGGTGAATAATGCGGAATTTGTTAGTAAAGTTGCGGACGAAGTGGAAAAAAGAGTTACTATTAAGGAGTTGAAAGAAATTAACGAAAAAATTAGCTATCTAATAACTAACGTAAGCCAATTAGTGGACTCGATGAAATTAGTTTGGGAGAAATTCGAAGATTATGATAAGAAATTTAACATAATTCTTGAGCAGATATATAGAAATCAAGAAGATATAAAAAGATTGAATGAACGTTTAGATAAGCATGAGGAAGAGATTAAGAAGCTCAATGAACGTTTAGATAAGAACGAAGAAAAATTGGACAAAATGATTCAGAATCTAGGCAAGCATGAGGAAGAGATTAAGAAGCTCAATGAACGTTTAGATAAGAACGAAGAAAAATTGGACAAAATGATTCAGAATCTAGGCAAGCATGAGGAAGAGATTAAGAAGCTCAATGAACGTTTAGATAAGAACGAAGAAAAATTGGACAAAATGATAAAAAAACTAGATCAAGATTATAAAACAATAGCTAGAGTAGTAGGAAATACTGAAGAAGAGGCTTTAGATTATTTAACATGGAAATTTAAGAACGAATTTGGTAAAGACGTTGAGCTTTATAGGCTAGATATACCTCATGTTACTGAAATAGATATTTATGGAGAATTTGAAGATTATGTCATAATAGGAGAAACCAAAGAACGTGGAAGTATATCGGCATATAATGAACTTGCAAGGCATGTTAAGAAACTTCAAAAAATTAAACCTGAAATTAACAATAAGAAATTAATTCTAATAATTTATGCCTTGGCTCCAAGTAAAGATCTAATAGATCAGTGCAGGAAAGAAGGTATTTATCTTACTTCTGGATTTAGAGATTACAGCCAACTTAAATTAACATAA
- a CDS encoding acetyl ornithine aminotransferase family protein — MSKSIQIIKEDSKYLMQSFKRWYPLVIDHAKGSIIYDVDGKEYIDMNSGIGVMALGHGNEKIINAIKEQMSNFFHYSLTDFYYELAVDVAKKLTSFLPFSSKVFYTNSGTESVEAAMKIARWYTKRQYIIGFINSFHGRTLGSLGLTSSKTVQRRGFSPLLPSTLLLPYPDSRNPLLKDDPVNRLMEYIEDWIFEKVVDPNEVAAIFFEPIQGEGGVIIPPEDFVKELRRVTYKHGILLVVDEVQTGIGRTGKMFGFENFDIMPDIICLAKALGGGLPLGAVVGRSEIMTLPLGSHANTFGGNPLALAASKVVLEEVPKLLDRVNYLGKEIIDELNNSKSPYVYDVRGKGLMIGVELRKNGKAFVDGLERVLMCSFNRGVLPIGAGESVVRLLPPLVIEEELANKGTRVIREEIDKLR, encoded by the coding sequence ATGAGCAAATCCATTCAAATCATAAAAGAGGATTCAAAATACCTTATGCAGTCTTTTAAGAGATGGTATCCCTTAGTTATAGATCATGCAAAAGGTTCCATAATTTATGACGTAGACGGGAAAGAATACATTGATATGAATTCCGGAATAGGAGTCATGGCATTGGGGCACGGAAATGAAAAAATAATTAATGCAATAAAAGAGCAAATGAGTAATTTCTTTCATTATAGTTTAACAGATTTTTATTATGAACTAGCAGTAGACGTAGCAAAAAAATTAACATCTTTTTTGCCTTTTTCATCAAAAGTGTTTTACACTAATAGTGGAACAGAGAGTGTAGAAGCTGCAATGAAGATAGCTCGATGGTACACAAAAAGACAGTATATTATAGGATTTATAAATTCTTTTCATGGAAGGACTTTAGGATCTCTCGGATTAACCTCGAGCAAAACTGTTCAAAGAAGAGGATTTTCTCCATTACTTCCTTCTACTCTTCTACTGCCATATCCTGATAGCAGGAATCCTTTATTGAAGGACGATCCTGTTAACCGTTTAATGGAATACATAGAGGATTGGATTTTTGAGAAAGTAGTAGACCCCAACGAAGTTGCGGCTATATTCTTTGAACCTATCCAAGGAGAGGGAGGAGTCATTATTCCTCCAGAAGATTTTGTAAAAGAATTAAGAAGAGTAACTTATAAACATGGAATACTCTTAGTTGTTGACGAAGTACAGACTGGTATTGGAAGAACTGGGAAAATGTTCGGTTTTGAGAATTTCGATATTATGCCAGATATTATATGTTTAGCAAAAGCCTTGGGAGGAGGTCTGCCTTTAGGAGCAGTTGTGGGTAGATCAGAAATTATGACTTTACCTTTAGGTTCTCATGCAAACACTTTCGGTGGTAATCCTTTAGCTTTAGCTGCTTCAAAGGTAGTCTTGGAAGAAGTACCAAAACTTCTTGATAGAGTAAATTACCTAGGAAAAGAAATAATTGATGAATTGAACAATTCAAAATCTCCATATGTCTACGATGTTAGAGGAAAGGGTCTTATGATAGGCGTAGAATTAAGAAAGAACGGAAAGGCTTTTGTTGATGGTTTGGAGAGAGTACTCATGTGTTCATTCAATAGGGGTGTATTACCTATAGGAGCAGGGGAATCAGTAGTTAGATTACTTCCACCATTAGTTATAGAAGAAGAACTTGCAAACAAGGGAACAAGAGTTATTAGGGAAGAGATAGATAAATTACGGTGA